The Salegentibacter mishustinae genome includes a window with the following:
- the hemB gene encoding porphobilinogen synthase, translating into MYPLRRNRRLRTSEAMRSLVRENAITPNDFIAPLFVVEGKNKKEEIASMPNYFRFSLDLLEKEVKELWSLGIKSVLLFVKVPDNLKDNAGTEALNADGLMQRAIKSVKDSVPEMLVMTDVALDPYSAYGHDGVIADGKVINDDTTAILAEMGLSHAKAGADVLAPSDMMDGRIFEMRSLLEDEGFHETGIMSYSAKYASAFYGPFRDALDSAPVDAENIPKDKKTYQMDPSNREEAVKETLMDIEEGADIVMVKPGLCYLDIVRDIRNAVDVPVAVYQVSGEYAMIKAAAEKGWLDHDAVVLEQLTAIKRAGASMIASYFAKDAVKLIS; encoded by the coding sequence ATGTATCCATTAAGAAGAAATAGAAGATTAAGAACCAGCGAGGCGATGAGAAGCCTGGTTAGGGAAAACGCAATAACTCCGAACGATTTTATCGCGCCACTTTTCGTGGTAGAAGGAAAGAACAAAAAGGAAGAGATCGCTTCTATGCCTAATTATTTTAGGTTTAGCCTTGACTTGCTGGAAAAGGAAGTTAAAGAACTTTGGAGTCTAGGAATAAAATCGGTTTTGCTTTTTGTAAAAGTGCCTGATAACTTAAAAGACAATGCGGGAACGGAAGCTTTAAATGCTGACGGACTAATGCAACGCGCTATTAAATCAGTAAAAGATTCAGTTCCGGAAATGCTGGTCATGACCGATGTTGCCCTGGATCCTTATTCTGCTTATGGACACGATGGAGTTATTGCCGATGGAAAAGTAATCAACGACGATACTACTGCTATTTTAGCTGAAATGGGACTTTCTCACGCTAAAGCAGGTGCTGATGTTCTAGCTCCAAGCGATATGATGGACGGCCGAATTTTTGAAATGCGCAGTCTTTTGGAAGATGAAGGTTTTCACGAAACCGGCATTATGAGTTACAGCGCAAAATATGCTTCAGCATTTTATGGACCATTCAGGGATGCACTGGATTCTGCACCTGTTGATGCCGAAAATATTCCGAAAGATAAAAAAACCTACCAGATGGATCCTTCAAACCGCGAAGAGGCGGTTAAAGAAACCCTTATGGATATTGAGGAAGGTGCCGATATTGTGATGGTAAAACCAGGCTTGTGCTATTTAGATATTGTTCGTGATATTAGAAATGCAGTAGATGTTCCAGTTGCGGTTTACCAGGTTAGCGGCGAATATGCAATGATTAAAGCTGCAGCCGAAAAAGGTTGGTTAGACCACGATGCTGTGGTTTTAGAACAATTAACCGCCATAAAACGAGCCGGTGCTTCTATGATTGCCAGCTATTTCGCTAAAGATGCGGTGAAATTGATTTCCTAA
- a CDS encoding four helix bundle protein, whose amino-acid sequence MRNYKNYSVWEKAHKLTLDVYQIVANYPQEELYSLVSQMKRSSSSIPTNIAEGCGRKSDKDFARFLYIAFGSANELEYQILLSIDLYFITEAESKPLLLQVEEIKKMLNSLIQKLN is encoded by the coding sequence ATGAGAAACTATAAAAATTATTCAGTTTGGGAAAAAGCACATAAACTCACGCTTGATGTTTATCAAATAGTAGCCAATTATCCTCAAGAAGAACTTTATAGTTTGGTTAGCCAAATGAAACGTTCTTCCAGTTCTATTCCCACAAATATTGCTGAAGGCTGTGGAAGGAAAAGCGACAAAGATTTTGCAAGATTTCTCTACATTGCATTTGGTTCAGCCAATGAATTAGAATACCAAATTCTATTAAGTATTGATCTTTATTTTATAACAGAAGCAGAAAGCAAACCATTGTTGCTTCAAGTAGAAGAGATTAAAAAAATGCTGAACTCTTTAATTCAAAAATTAAATTAA
- the hemF gene encoding oxygen-dependent coproporphyrinogen oxidase, producing the protein MRAEFYKYIEDLQDRICEKLEEIDGTAKFQQDLWEREEGGGGRTRVIENGAVFEKGGVNISAVHGPLAPAMQQYFKVGDVDFFACGLSLVIHPKNPMVPTVHANWRYFEMYDKEGNVLDQWFGGGQDLTPYYLFEEDAEHFHKVSKEACDKHSPEFYPEYKKKCDEYFWNSHRNEARGIGGLFFDYLKASEEKSIEDWYNFVTEVGDSFLEAYAPIVEKRKKLSYSEANRNWQEIRRGRYVEFNLVHDKGTLFGLKTNGRIESILMSLPPHVQWVYDHHPEPGSEEEKILKVLEKPKSWV; encoded by the coding sequence ATGAGAGCGGAATTTTATAAATATATTGAAGATTTACAGGATCGCATTTGCGAAAAACTGGAAGAGATAGACGGCACAGCCAAATTTCAACAGGACCTTTGGGAACGTGAAGAAGGTGGTGGAGGCAGAACCCGGGTTATAGAAAACGGTGCTGTTTTTGAAAAAGGCGGCGTAAATATTTCGGCAGTACACGGGCCTTTAGCTCCGGCAATGCAACAATATTTTAAAGTTGGCGATGTAGATTTTTTTGCCTGCGGACTCAGTTTGGTGATCCATCCTAAAAACCCAATGGTACCCACAGTTCACGCTAATTGGCGTTATTTTGAAATGTATGATAAAGAAGGAAATGTTTTAGACCAGTGGTTTGGCGGCGGGCAGGATCTTACGCCTTATTACCTTTTTGAAGAGGATGCCGAACATTTTCATAAGGTTTCAAAAGAAGCTTGCGATAAACACTCCCCGGAGTTTTACCCGGAATACAAGAAAAAATGTGATGAGTACTTCTGGAATTCCCACCGAAACGAAGCCCGTGGAATTGGAGGATTGTTCTTTGATTATTTAAAAGCTTCCGAAGAAAAAAGTATTGAAGACTGGTACAATTTTGTAACCGAAGTTGGTGATAGCTTCCTGGAAGCTTATGCACCTATTGTTGAAAAACGTAAAAAGTTATCATATTCTGAGGCAAACCGAAACTGGCAGGAAATAAGGCGTGGCCGGTATGTGGAATTCAATTTGGTACACGATAAAGGCACGCTTTTCGGTTTAAAAACCAACGGAAGAATAGAAAGTATTTTAATGAGTTTGCCTCCTCATGTGCAATGGGTTTATGACCACCATCCAGAACCCGGCAGTGAAGAAGAGAAAATATTGAAGGTTTTGGAAAAACCGAAATCTTGGGTTTAA
- a CDS encoding DUF6973 domain-containing protein, whose product MNFKELLAVSKVFIIKPRYILPTYRATIETIRICDDLYKKEHHKNGKENAFRHALWNYLICQKCFKISRSVEAARVWSDHFTGLHEKLSPNKKLAKAMDLHNNRFGQALFKGNDVPTEEIILLFQEKMKVAIKVSKVEEIEKTKDKLVYIED is encoded by the coding sequence ATGAACTTTAAGGAACTGCTTGCGGTCTCTAAAGTTTTTATAATTAAACCGCGCTATATTTTACCAACCTACCGGGCAACGATTGAGACCATTAGAATTTGTGACGATCTTTATAAAAAAGAACATCATAAAAATGGAAAAGAAAATGCCTTTAGACACGCCCTCTGGAATTATTTAATTTGCCAGAAATGTTTTAAAATTTCCAGATCGGTTGAAGCTGCCAGAGTTTGGAGCGACCATTTTACAGGTTTACACGAAAAACTTTCTCCAAATAAAAAACTGGCCAAAGCTATGGATTTACACAACAACCGGTTTGGGCAGGCTTTATTTAAAGGAAATGACGTTCCAACTGAGGAAATTATTCTTCTGTTTCAGGAAAAAATGAAAGTGGCTATTAAGGTTTCCAAAGTGGAAGAAATAGAAAAAACGAAAGATAAACTGGTTTATATTGAAGATTGA
- the hemE gene encoding uroporphyrinogen decarboxylase: MIKNDLFLKALKGETVERPPVWMMRQAGRYLPDFMKLKEKYDFFTRCRTPELATEITVMPIHQIGTDAAILFSDILVIPQAMNIEVEMKPGVGPWLPNPIRTAKDVNNVIVPDIEETLGYVMDAIKMTKQELNNEVPLIGFAGSPWTILCYAVQGQGSKNFDKAKKFCFTNPVAAHQLLQKITDTTIAYLKAKVAAGVDAVQIFDSWGGMLSPVDYQEFSWKYIQQIIDALKDEIPVIAFGKGCWFALHEMANSGASALGVDWTLSARNARYLSGGKITLQGNFDPSRLYSPPAEIKRMVTQMINEFGKDSYIVNLGHGILPDIPVENAKAFVDAVKEYKAN; encoded by the coding sequence ATGATAAAAAACGATCTATTTCTAAAAGCTTTAAAAGGAGAAACGGTAGAACGCCCACCGGTTTGGATGATGAGACAGGCAGGCCGTTACCTTCCAGATTTTATGAAGCTTAAAGAAAAATACGACTTTTTCACACGCTGTAGAACCCCGGAATTAGCAACCGAAATCACCGTGATGCCCATTCATCAAATAGGAACCGATGCTGCTATTTTATTTAGTGACATTTTAGTGATCCCTCAGGCGATGAATATCGAGGTAGAAATGAAACCCGGTGTTGGCCCGTGGTTGCCAAATCCTATTCGTACCGCTAAAGATGTAAACAATGTAATTGTTCCAGATATCGAGGAAACTTTAGGTTACGTGATGGACGCCATTAAAATGACCAAACAGGAATTAAATAACGAAGTTCCACTAATTGGTTTTGCCGGCTCTCCATGGACAATTCTATGCTACGCCGTGCAAGGGCAGGGTTCTAAGAATTTTGATAAAGCGAAGAAATTCTGCTTTACTAATCCGGTGGCTGCCCACCAATTATTACAAAAAATCACCGATACAACTATCGCTTATCTTAAAGCAAAAGTTGCTGCCGGAGTTGATGCAGTACAAATTTTTGATTCCTGGGGAGGAATGTTAAGTCCTGTAGATTACCAGGAATTTTCCTGGAAATATATTCAGCAGATCATTGATGCTTTAAAAGATGAAATTCCAGTTATCGCCTTTGGAAAAGGATGCTGGTTTGCACTTCACGAAATGGCAAATTCGGGAGCTTCAGCTTTAGGAGTAGACTGGACGCTTAGCGCCAGGAACGCTCGCTATTTAAGTGGCGGCAAAATTACCTTACAGGGTAATTTTGATCCTTCAAGATTATATTCTCCTCCAGCAGAGATCAAAAGAATGGTAACCCAAATGATTAATGAATTTGGAAAGGATAGTTATATCGTAAACCTGGGACACGGTATTTTACCCGATATTCCAGTTGAAAACGCAAAAGCTTTTGTAGATGCGGTAAAAGAATACAAAGCTAATTAG
- a CDS encoding uroporphyrinogen-III synthase, translated as MKSILSTKKLSNSQKQLFLNSGLSLVEYNAIVTETTNFKLPSEKIENAIFTSKNAVNAVLEKVQLKNCFCVGEKTGELLSDNGFHIQEIADYGKDLAEIITKKYAAEEFTFFCGNKRRDELPEILQKENVQFNEIEVYKTSLNQQSFPQEFEGILFFSPSAVQSFTAKNQLKDTTAFCIGNTTAAEAQKHTNNIIIATKPTIENVIVQVVKYFGASSRSI; from the coding sequence ATGAAGAGCATTCTCTCTACCAAAAAACTCAGTAACTCCCAGAAACAATTGTTTCTCAATTCGGGATTAAGCCTGGTAGAATATAATGCGATTGTAACCGAAACTACCAATTTTAAACTTCCTTCAGAAAAAATTGAAAACGCCATTTTCACCAGTAAAAATGCAGTGAATGCCGTTTTAGAAAAAGTTCAACTTAAAAATTGTTTTTGTGTTGGAGAAAAAACCGGGGAGCTTTTAAGTGACAATGGATTTCATATTCAGGAAATAGCAGATTATGGCAAAGATCTAGCCGAAATTATTACCAAAAAATATGCTGCTGAAGAATTTACTTTTTTCTGCGGAAATAAAAGAAGGGATGAACTTCCTGAGATTTTGCAAAAAGAAAATGTTCAGTTTAACGAAATTGAAGTTTATAAAACAAGCTTGAATCAGCAGTCCTTTCCGCAGGAATTTGAAGGGATTTTATTTTTTAGCCCCAGTGCGGTGCAGAGTTTTACAGCCAAAAATCAGTTAAAAGACACTACGGCTTTTTGCATAGGAAACACTACGGCTGCAGAAGCGCAAAAACATACAAATAACATAATAATTGCTACCAAACCGACCATTGAAAATGTGATTGTGCAGGTAGTAAAATACTTCGGAGCAAGCTCACGAAGCATTTAA
- the hemC gene encoding hydroxymethylbilane synthase yields the protein MNKVIRIGTRDSELALWQAKTVQNALEKAGHKTELVPVKSTGDLNLDQPLYEMGITGIFTKTLDVAMIKGEIDIAVHSMKDVPTALPKGIVEAAVLKRANTKDILIHKGLDFLESEGIIATGSLRRKAQWLNKHPNHKVVDLRGNVNTRMKKLDDNDWNGAIFAAAGLERIALKPDNFTDLNWMIPAPAQGAMLVVAMEEDEFTRKALALLNHRESEITVHIEREFLKVLEGGCTAPIGALATIDKDLVYFEGALFSLDGKEKIGVEKTVSIHDIENLGRRCAEEILNNGGAKLMQQIKAEINTEG from the coding sequence ATGAACAAAGTAATTCGCATTGGCACCAGAGATAGCGAACTCGCGCTTTGGCAAGCAAAAACAGTGCAAAATGCATTGGAAAAGGCCGGCCATAAAACCGAACTAGTTCCTGTTAAATCCACGGGAGACCTTAATCTAGACCAGCCACTTTACGAAATGGGCATCACCGGGATTTTCACCAAAACCCTGGATGTCGCCATGATAAAAGGCGAGATTGACATCGCTGTACATTCTATGAAAGATGTACCTACAGCACTACCCAAGGGCATTGTTGAAGCTGCGGTTCTAAAACGAGCTAATACTAAAGATATTCTTATTCATAAAGGCCTTGATTTCTTAGAAAGTGAAGGCATTATTGCCACGGGAAGTCTTAGAAGAAAAGCGCAATGGCTTAATAAGCACCCTAATCATAAGGTGGTAGATTTACGTGGAAACGTAAATACGCGAATGAAAAAATTAGACGATAACGACTGGAACGGAGCTATTTTCGCAGCTGCCGGCCTGGAGCGCATCGCTCTAAAACCAGATAATTTCACAGATCTTAATTGGATGATTCCAGCCCCGGCACAAGGCGCAATGCTTGTGGTGGCCATGGAAGAAGACGAATTTACCCGCAAAGCACTTGCTTTATTAAACCATAGAGAATCTGAAATTACCGTGCATATTGAACGCGAATTCTTAAAGGTTTTAGAAGGTGGTTGTACCGCCCCAATCGGTGCTTTAGCCACTATAGATAAAGATTTGGTTTACTTTGAAGGCGCATTATTTAGCCTGGATGGGAAAGAAAAAATTGGGGTAGAAAAAACAGTTTCCATACACGATATTGAGAATCTTGGAAGGCGTTGTGCTGAAGAAATTCTTAATAATGGCGGTGCAAAATTGATGCAGCAAATTAAAGCTGAAATAAATACCGAAGGCTGA
- the hemA gene encoding glutamyl-tRNA reductase, which translates to MEDYHIASGKHFYTIGLSYKKADAEIRGHFSLDEEAKKRLLQQASAEGIEAILVTSTCNRTEIYGFAQHPFQLIKLLCEHTHGTVEEFEKVAYVHKSKQAISHMFRVGTGLDSQILGDFEIISQLKVAFTRSKKLGLVNAFLERLVNAVIQASKRIKNETEISTGATSVSFASVQYILQNVPNVSDKNILLFGTGKIGRNTCENLIKHTHNEHITLINRTKDKAEKIAGKFNLIVKDYADLQAEIRNTDILIVATGAQNPTISKELIYSNKDLLVLDLSIPKNVSEDVAQLLNVKLVHLDQLSKITDENLERRKQFIPEAEVIIKEVETDFNKWLETRKFAPTIKALKKKLRSMKDAELDFQRKKISDFNDEQAEIVSDRIIQKIMKHFANHLKGDSETTDESLELIQKVFQLEEQAK; encoded by the coding sequence ATGGAAGATTATCACATCGCAAGCGGAAAACATTTTTACACAATAGGCCTTAGCTACAAAAAGGCTGATGCAGAGATAAGAGGACATTTTAGCTTAGACGAAGAAGCAAAGAAACGTTTACTTCAGCAAGCTAGTGCCGAAGGGATTGAAGCTATCCTGGTAACATCTACCTGCAACCGCACCGAAATTTACGGATTTGCACAACATCCATTTCAACTTATTAAACTGCTATGTGAACATACACACGGCACCGTAGAAGAGTTCGAGAAAGTAGCTTATGTTCATAAGAGCAAACAGGCTATTTCTCATATGTTTAGAGTTGGCACCGGGCTGGATAGCCAGATTTTGGGAGATTTCGAAATTATTAGTCAGTTAAAAGTTGCCTTTACCCGTTCCAAAAAGCTTGGTCTTGTCAATGCCTTTTTAGAAAGACTTGTAAACGCGGTAATCCAGGCTAGTAAGCGCATTAAAAATGAAACCGAAATTTCTACAGGGGCGACTTCAGTTTCTTTCGCTTCTGTACAATACATTTTGCAAAATGTACCCAATGTTTCTGATAAGAATATTTTACTATTCGGAACAGGAAAAATAGGTAGAAATACCTGCGAAAACCTTATAAAGCATACACATAACGAGCATATTACCCTTATTAACCGTACCAAAGATAAAGCGGAAAAAATTGCAGGGAAATTCAACCTTATCGTTAAAGATTACGCCGATTTACAGGCAGAAATAAGAAATACCGATATCCTAATTGTGGCTACAGGGGCGCAAAACCCTACTATTTCTAAAGAACTGATCTATTCTAATAAAGATCTACTGGTTTTAGACCTTTCTATTCCAAAGAATGTTTCAGAAGATGTAGCGCAATTACTGAATGTAAAACTGGTTCATCTGGATCAGCTTTCAAAAATTACCGATGAGAACCTAGAACGCAGAAAGCAGTTTATTCCTGAAGCCGAAGTAATTATTAAAGAGGTGGAAACCGATTTTAATAAATGGCTGGAAACCCGAAAATTCGCGCCTACCATAAAAGCTTTAAAGAAAAAGCTTAGAAGTATGAAAGATGCCGAGTTAGATTTTCAGCGCAAGAAAATTTCAGATTTCAACGATGAACAAGCTGAAATAGTTAGTGACAGGATCATTCAAAAAATAATGAAGCATTTCGCTAATCATTTAAAAGGAGATTCCGAAACCACCGATGAAAGCCTGGAACTAATCCAGAAAGTATTTCAGCTAGAAGAACAGGCCAAATGA
- a CDS encoding AraC family transcriptional regulator, which produces MILEDKNNAQGFTEELKVEDGFYLLKFQNETSDNQKIIRDIDSSFIQFHFNLKGNCKFLFNNSNYELPLNEESSLLLYNPQQDLPLNLVLEPNSWLISLVISIKKFHSLFSQEAGYITFLSADNKDKKYYKDAPISPSMAIVLNQVMNFSLTQSIKNLYLKGKAYELLSLYFNRTEDPDVEQCPFLSDEENIIKIRKAKDIVISRMAEPPSLQELSDEIGLSLKKLKEGFKQIYGDSVYSFLFDYKMEFARKLLDSGDYNVNEVGLKVGYSTSSHFIAAFKKKFGTTPKKYIMSLNPNV; this is translated from the coding sequence ATGATTTTAGAAGATAAAAATAACGCTCAAGGATTTACGGAAGAATTAAAAGTTGAAGATGGTTTTTATCTTTTAAAGTTTCAAAACGAAACTTCTGATAATCAAAAAATTATTCGCGATATAGATAGTAGTTTTATCCAGTTTCATTTCAATTTAAAGGGAAACTGTAAGTTTCTGTTTAATAATAGCAATTACGAGCTTCCGCTTAACGAAGAAAGTTCATTATTACTATATAACCCACAACAGGATCTTCCGCTTAACTTAGTTTTAGAACCGAATTCCTGGTTAATTTCCCTGGTGATTTCTATTAAAAAATTCCATTCACTGTTTTCACAGGAAGCCGGATACATCACTTTTTTAAGTGCCGATAATAAAGATAAAAAATACTATAAAGATGCTCCCATTTCGCCTTCTATGGCGATAGTGCTAAATCAGGTAATGAATTTTAGTCTTACCCAAAGCATTAAAAATCTTTATTTAAAGGGTAAGGCTTATGAGCTGCTTAGTTTGTATTTTAATAGAACAGAAGATCCAGATGTAGAGCAATGCCCTTTTCTTAGTGACGAAGAAAACATTATAAAGATTAGAAAAGCTAAAGATATCGTGATTTCCCGAATGGCTGAGCCACCTTCGCTACAGGAATTATCTGATGAGATTGGATTAAGCCTGAAAAAACTAAAAGAAGGTTTTAAACAAATTTATGGCGATTCGGTGTATAGCTTTTTATTTGACTATAAAATGGAATTCGCAAGAAAACTTCTGGATAGTGGCGATTATAATGTAAACGAAGTTGGGTTGAAGGTAGGCTACAGTACTTCCAGTCATTTTATTGCGGCTTTTAAAAAGAAATTTGGTACTACGCCAAAGAAATATATCATGTCTTTAAATCCAAACGTTTAA
- a CDS encoding ThuA domain-containing protein: MSRLMLTFFLSLVFISQNPGFAQEVEEQVKNDKDKVLVFYKTEGFWHKSIPTGRSFIADLGEDHDFEVIATKDADDFNEKNLAKFDLVIFLSTTGNVLDEKEQEAFETYIKSGGNFFGIHAAADTEYEWPWFGELVGGYFAGHPEIQEADIHVNMPEHPAVSHLPKIWTRTDEWYNYKNLNPEMQVLLYLDENSYEGGTNGEEHPIAWFRETGCGGVSIYTGLGHTIQSYIEPGFKEHILQSILYALDKTKN, encoded by the coding sequence ATGTCTAGATTAATGCTGACTTTTTTCCTTTCGCTGGTTTTTATTTCACAAAACCCCGGATTTGCTCAGGAAGTTGAGGAGCAGGTCAAAAATGATAAAGATAAAGTGCTGGTTTTCTATAAAACCGAAGGCTTTTGGCATAAATCAATTCCTACAGGAAGGTCTTTTATTGCTGATCTTGGAGAAGATCACGATTTTGAAGTTATTGCCACTAAAGATGCAGATGATTTTAATGAAAAGAACCTGGCAAAATTTGATCTCGTAATTTTTCTAAGCACTACCGGAAATGTGCTGGATGAAAAAGAACAGGAAGCTTTCGAAACATATATAAAAAGCGGTGGTAATTTCTTCGGAATTCACGCCGCAGCAGATACTGAATATGAATGGCCGTGGTTTGGCGAATTGGTAGGAGGTTACTTTGCTGGCCACCCAGAAATACAGGAAGCAGATATTCATGTAAATATGCCTGAACACCCGGCTGTTTCTCATCTGCCAAAGATTTGGACGCGAACAGATGAATGGTACAATTACAAAAATCTAAATCCTGAAATGCAGGTGTTGCTTTACCTTGATGAGAATTCTTACGAAGGCGGAACAAACGGAGAAGAGCATCCCATAGCCTGGTTTAGGGAAACCGGTTGCGGCGGAGTTTCTATTTATACAGGCTTGGGTCACACCATTCAATCATATATAGAACCCGGTTTTAAAGAGCATATCTTACAAAGTATTTTGTATGCGTTAGACAAAACAAAAAACTAA
- the hemH gene encoding ferrochelatase, translating into MSKGVLLVNLGSPKSTDPKDVKEYLDEFLMDERVIDVPYWARVLLVRGIVLNTRPKKSAAAYQKIWWDEGSPLIVLSERLQEKMDKNTSVPIALAMRYGEPSIKSGLQELHDKGVDEVLLFPLYPQFAMATTETILVLAEQLRKEHFPKMQFTAVPPFYNHADYIRVLAESIAEKLKGKDFQHLLFSYHGVPERHIRKSDVTKSHCKIDGSCCQTPSAAHQFCYRHQCYETTRLVAEYLELKENSYSVSFQSRLGFDPWLQPYTDRTIERFGKQGMKKLAIVTPAFVSDCLETLEEIAMEGEEIFHEVGGEEFTVVPCLNDRDDWVKVLSRWVDEWAHQKPVEA; encoded by the coding sequence ATGAGTAAAGGCGTACTATTGGTTAATTTGGGATCCCCAAAAAGCACCGACCCAAAAGATGTAAAAGAATACCTCGACGAATTTTTAATGGACGAACGTGTAATTGACGTTCCTTATTGGGCCAGGGTTCTTTTAGTACGGGGAATTGTACTAAATACAAGACCTAAAAAGTCGGCTGCAGCTTACCAGAAGATCTGGTGGGATGAGGGTTCTCCTCTAATTGTTCTGTCAGAACGCCTTCAGGAAAAAATGGATAAAAATACCTCTGTGCCCATTGCTTTGGCAATGCGTTACGGAGAACCGAGTATAAAGTCTGGGCTTCAGGAATTGCACGATAAGGGTGTAGATGAGGTGTTGCTTTTTCCTTTATACCCTCAATTCGCGATGGCTACCACAGAAACTATTCTTGTTTTAGCCGAACAGCTTAGAAAAGAACATTTTCCAAAAATGCAATTTACTGCAGTGCCGCCATTTTATAATCACGCAGATTATATTAGGGTTTTAGCGGAAAGTATTGCTGAAAAATTAAAAGGAAAAGATTTTCAACATTTATTGTTTTCTTATCACGGCGTGCCGGAGCGACATATTAGAAAAAGCGATGTTACTAAATCTCATTGTAAAATAGATGGTAGTTGTTGCCAAACGCCTTCTGCAGCACATCAATTTTGTTATCGTCACCAATGTTATGAAACCACACGCCTGGTTGCCGAATACTTAGAATTAAAAGAAAACTCATACAGTGTTTCTTTCCAATCTCGTTTAGGTTTTGATCCATGGTTGCAACCATATACCGATAGAACCATAGAGCGTTTTGGAAAACAGGGCATGAAAAAACTAGCTATTGTAACTCCCGCGTTTGTTTCAGATTGTCTGGAAACTTTAGAGGAGATCGCTATGGAAGGTGAAGAGATTTTTCACGAAGTAGGAGGCGAAGAATTTACCGTTGTTCCTTGTTTAAACGATCGAGATGATTGGGTAAAGGTGCTTTCTCGCTGGGTAGATGAGTGGGCGCACCAAAAGCCCGTTGAAGCATAA